The genomic region CGAGTCAACGTTTGGCCAACAAGCTAGGAAGAGGGAGTTCAGGGTGACCAAGAcggaggaggaaaggttgggggagcttggtctgtgtagcccggagaggagacgactgagaggggatctgagaaccatcttcaagtatttaaaaggcagccatgtagaggatggagccgagttgttctctcttgtcccggagagacaaaccagatccaatgggatgaaattaattcaaaagaaattccgtctcaacatccagaagaagttcctgacagttagagcggttcctcagtggaacaggcttcctcgggaggtggtgggttctccatctttggacatttttaaacagaggctggagagccatctgacggagaggctgattctgggaaggcacaaagggggtggcagtggaggagcgagagggttgggagtgtcctgcatagtgcagggggttggactagatgacccaggagatcccttccaactgtgtgaCTCTGTGATCCTAAGGATTCTGCAATCCTGAAATACGAACACTGAACTGAAAAACTTGGGAAAGAAAGGCGTCTGCTCAGCCTCAGACATGCAGCATCAAAGTGCTCTTTAATCTTGCCGTTCAGCTTCTCGCAGAAAgcggcccctcccccaccctcatctCCAAAAAACATCAATTGAAGAACTCTCCATGCTGGACGGCCCTGAGAGGAAAACAAGACAATCCACGGAGGACCTCAGCTCCCGCCTCCAAGCAGAGCCAGCCCCCCAAAGGTCAGGCTTCGGATCGAAAGCTGTCAAGGGGGATCACGAAAGCCTCTTGGAGGCAGGAAAGATGGGATGTGCGGTTTCCATGGAAACGGACAGATGTTTGCCTTTGGAGCTTGGCCAGCTGTGCTCAAGAGTCCGCTCTGAGAGTGGAGAGGTCTTGCTTCAGCCACCTCCTTTGGTCCCTCCACACGGAAGCCACCCCAGGTAGGGTCTGGCACCTCATCAACTTCTCCAAGGGCTCCTGAACCTTTGGGCCCcgaaggcacctttggaattctggcacaaaaTGGTGggcgcagcaacaaaatggctgctgcaggaggcggagccagcccgGCTCCCTCCTCACATTCAAACTCTGAAGACTTTATTTGGGACCACATTGGATTAATTGGCTAGAATCCTAAACTGCAATCTTAAatcttgggtttttaaaataaatattatgtatTGTACCTAGAAGCCACAGAAAGAAAGGTGGCTACTAAATGTTTTGAATAGCCAAAGAAAAGTCAAGGGGACCAGTGCTGGGCAGCAAAGGGCGGCcttcaaaatggaggagagcagcGTGCAAATGGAAAGATGGTTCAGGATCCTGGCCTATGAGCAAGCGAGGCAGACTGGCATGGGAggtcagcccagctacagctgctGGTCTAGCCCcttcccctagggcaggggtagtcaaacggcggccctccagatgtccatggactacagttcccatgagcggccctccagatgtccatggactacaattcccatgagcggccctccagatgcccatggactacaattcccatgtagtccatgggcatctggagggccgcagtttgactacccctgccctagaccaaaCAGCCAAGGCGCGGCCTGCTCAGTGGCTGCTCTGTTCCTTCCGTGTAATCTTCCAGAAGAGGGACTGGGGGCCTCTTCTGCAGCTGTTTTTCCAACGACCTGAAAATGAAGGGCCAGGGAGGTGTCATGattaagagtgggggcctctcatctggagaactgagtttgattcctcactcctcctacACATCCAGccggctgttcttgcagagcagttctctcagagctctctcagccccacctacctcccagagtgtccgttgaggggagaagaagagaaaggtgtttgtaagctactttgggtagtgaaaagcaggcggggtgcaaaaaaacagctgctcttctCCTCCCATTTTGGTTCCAGAGGGTGTGAGCATCACTTTGCAGTAGATTTGAGGAGCCCTGACTCTCcaaagctcacccccccccccaagtgttgtTCTCCTCTCAGGTGCGAGTGGACTGAAACTAGCTATTGCCCTGCAGACTGACAGCATTCTCCTCTGAAACTACCTGGGAGGTTGGAGTCGCAAAAGCTTACTATATTACACGTAATCAGATGTACAGATGGCCCCTCGCCCACAAGTTTGTAACTCCCACCCCCcgcaaggtgctgctgggctcgaaCGGAGCCATTTTGCTTCCAGAGAACCTTTCCAGGTTTGATCTGTTGGTTTATCGACTCCTTCTGCCCGGTTTCTGTCAGGCTGATATTTTATGGTCTTACGCTGACTGGTTTATTGCAACTGTATTTTACACGAGCTTCAGAGCAGATtccctaaacaaacaaaccattaaATCATGACAATGCAGGGGAGAGATGATCCCAAGGGGCAGCCAGGTGTGTGCTTTCCTGACATACCTGTCGGTGGGTTCCCCAGCATTCTTACAAGAGGGAGGGTGCCTTGCCTGGGCTGCTGGCCAGCAGCACCCCACGGCCTGGCTCCATCGGTCCTCAGCTGGGAAGGGGCTGAATTGCCTTTTGTGGCTTCCGCTTTCCAAAGGCCCACCAAGCGTCACGCAGAATTTCCCAAACATTTGAGTGGACGTGTAGGTTTCAGAATCCCCTTGTGCTAACAGGCTGCCAGACAACTCCCTCGGAACAAAAGGGGTCCACGGGCTGCTGGGATGAACCGGGAATTATGGGATACACCCCGCTTCCTCTGCTGTAGTGACCGTGCAGGTGGTCTACAACAGTTCCTGCGTGATTAGGACGGCAGGTCACCCGTGGGTGGGCTGCCTGCCACACAGAACCCGCGCGAGCTCTGCCTCTAGgcccccttgtcctcctcctcctggccttGGATGATGGGCAGCAGTTCGTTGGTGAGCTCGTGGCGCGTGTCCCGCCactggaagtgggtggggggCTGGCTGGGTCCCTGCTCGTAGGCAAAGTGGGGGCTCAGCTCGAAGGCCAAGGCTGACCTCACCAGCCCCACGCCGCCCGCCTTGGCTGGGCCAGGGTGGTAGAGGCGCCCGTTGGCCGGGAGCATGAGGAGCTGCTGGGGCTGGAAGGGCACCGTCAGCCTGTCCCCGCCCCCACAGTAGGACAGGAGCTCTTCGCCGGATGCGCCCCGCAGGAGGTGGGTGAAGACGACGGGGCGGTCGTCACAGCGGACGTAGTTGTGCTCGCGGCCGCAAGGGGAGAGGTAGGGGAAGGTGGCCTCGTAGCGCCCGCTCTGGTTCACCTTGAGCTGCCTGAAGAAGAAGGCCAGGAACTGCTGGTctgcaggagggagagaaagcgAAGGCTGAGGACGGGCGGCAGCATGGCTCTTTTCACGActgcatttaaatttaaattccgCCCTGTCTTCGGGAACGCAGGGCACACTACACGGTTTGTATAACAGCAATCCCTGCCAAAGCCATAACGTGAGCAGCCGTCAAAAACAATTACGTAATCTTGTTTAGAAATGAGAACCCCGAGGGggagcagctgccccccccccggccacagaccaccccctcccggcctccCTTCCTGCCCTACCC from Paroedura picta isolate Pp20150507F chromosome 9, Ppicta_v3.0, whole genome shotgun sequence harbors:
- the C9H8orf82 gene encoding UPF0598 protein C8orf82 homolog, translating into MRLLRGGLGFVLRPGRCRGPDRPLYQQGQSPSPRTREYFYYVDHQGQLFLDDAKVKNFITCFKDQQFLAFFFRQLKVNQSGRYEATFPYLSPCGREHNYVRCDDRPVVFTHLLRGASGEELLSYCGGGDRLTVPFQPQQLLMLPANGRLYHPGPAKAGGVGLVRSALAFELSPHFAYEQGPSQPPTHFQWRDTRHELTNELLPIIQGQEEEDKGA